In a single window of the Ignavibacteriales bacterium genome:
- a CDS encoding RluA family pseudouridine synthase, producing MSKIISQKTYKFELPAGKTKERLDIFLTNSIENATRSRVQKLIDTKFVWVNRRYVKSNYLVKAGDIVEAIIPISPRPEKAEPENIPLDIVYEDDFLIVVNKPAGMVAHPAYSNYTGTLVNALLHHTSQLSETREPIRPGIVHRIDKDTSGLLVVAKDDVTHQKLALQFFKHTAEREYHAICWGKMDEPEGVFDTLITRSKQDRKKFAVSRIEGKQAITLYFVIEEFEFASYLKLRLRTGRTHQIRVHLSASNHPIFGDATYGGDKIHFGADQPKMKSRIQNLLEVILRQALHAKTLGFIHPHTNEFMKFDSELPDDMKELLENLKFNLPVNICL from the coding sequence ATGAGCAAGATAATAAGTCAAAAGACATACAAGTTTGAACTTCCCGCAGGAAAGACGAAAGAACGCCTCGATATTTTTCTTACCAACTCAATCGAAAATGCAACCCGTTCCAGAGTACAAAAACTAATTGATACAAAGTTTGTTTGGGTAAACCGGCGATACGTAAAATCAAATTACTTAGTTAAAGCCGGCGATATTGTTGAAGCAATCATTCCCATCTCCCCCCGCCCCGAAAAAGCTGAGCCTGAAAATATTCCACTTGATATCGTTTACGAGGACGATTTCCTGATTGTCGTTAATAAACCGGCAGGAATGGTTGCACATCCGGCTTATTCCAATTATACAGGAACACTTGTAAATGCTTTGCTTCACCACACAAGCCAATTGAGTGAAACAAGAGAGCCGATTCGACCGGGCATTGTTCACAGGATTGACAAGGATACAAGCGGCTTGCTTGTAGTTGCTAAAGACGATGTTACTCATCAGAAACTTGCATTGCAATTTTTTAAGCATACGGCTGAAAGAGAATATCACGCTATTTGCTGGGGAAAGATGGACGAACCCGAAGGTGTTTTTGATACGCTGATAACCCGAAGTAAACAGGATAGAAAAAAATTTGCAGTAAGCCGTATCGAAGGGAAACAAGCAATTACGCTTTATTTCGTAATTGAAGAATTCGAATTTGCCTCTTATCTAAAACTACGATTAAGAACAGGAAGAACTCATCAAATACGAGTTCATCTATCAGCTTCAAATCATCCGATATTTGGTGACGCTACTTACGGCGGTGATAAAATTCATTTTGGTGCTGATCAGCCAAAAATGAAAAGCAGAATACAAAACCTACTTGAGGTCATCTTGAGACAGGCATTGCACGCAAAGACACTTGGATTTATTCATCCCCACACAAATGAGTTTATGAAATTCGATTCCGAATTGCCGGATGATATGAAAGAACTGCTTGAAAATTTAAAATTTAACCTGCCTGTGAATATATGTCTGTAG
- a CDS encoding signal peptidase II: MNFSNSGLPYGRKTPLIDHVLHLTFVENPGIAFGIDFGGEFKLLISILTIIASFSLLIYFFFVSKENIGQRLSLALIIGGAFGNLIDRVFYGVFYGYAPLLQGKVVDFFDVSFFRFYFFNKTMGNYIFNVADVAVTLGVLMLIFSYHRKQKPSSSELETEDKILAEPGE, encoded by the coding sequence TTGAATTTTTCTAATAGCGGCTTGCCTTACGGAAGAAAAACTCCGCTGATAGATCATGTTTTACATTTGACTTTTGTTGAAAATCCAGGCATCGCATTTGGCATAGACTTCGGTGGAGAATTTAAACTGCTTATTTCCATTCTTACAATCATCGCATCGTTTAGTCTGCTGATTTATTTCTTCTTTGTAAGCAAAGAAAACATCGGGCAGCGTTTATCGCTTGCTTTAATTATTGGCGGTGCATTCGGCAACCTGATTGATAGAGTTTTTTATGGAGTATTCTATGGTTACGCTCCTCTACTTCAAGGCAAGGTGGTGGATTTCTTTGATGTCAGTTTTTTCAGATTCTATTTTTTCAACAAAACGATGGGCAATTATATTTTTAATGTTGCAGATGTTGCTGTTACACTTGGGGTTTTAATGCTTATTTTTTCTTATCATCGCAAACAAAAACCATCTTCATCAGAACTTGAAACTGAAGATAAAATTTTAGCAGAGCCGGGTGAATAA
- a CDS encoding conjugal transfer protein TraR, producing the protein MAKKTLTKKALTKKAPAKKTTVKKASIKKVKKTPKKITKVVKKIMPKTVTKKKVVKEIVKKKTSPVVKTAPPSKTKKPVKTPKQKVTKKIVMKEPKQTKVVKKIEPIEVPKTKPITKIKGYSKEDLAHFRKIILEKRDEIIEQLQNLKEQMLDPTTGEYINENSPYSLHMAEQGTDAMEREKTFLYAQRENKFLGYLDDALKRIDAGTYGICLECIEEPQHLCDTCPLVPKARLEAVPHSQLCLPIKQKQEKK; encoded by the coding sequence ATGGCTAAAAAAACACTCACTAAAAAAGCACTCACTAAAAAAGCACCGGCTAAAAAAACGACAGTTAAGAAAGCTTCGATTAAAAAAGTAAAAAAAACTCCGAAGAAGATAACTAAGGTTGTAAAAAAGATTATGCCTAAAACTGTAACTAAGAAAAAAGTAGTCAAAGAAATTGTAAAGAAAAAAACATCTCCAGTAGTTAAAACTGCTCCACCGAGCAAGACAAAAAAACCAGTTAAAACACCTAAACAGAAAGTCACAAAAAAAATTGTAATGAAAGAACCGAAGCAAACTAAAGTTGTTAAAAAAATAGAACCAATAGAAGTCCCCAAGACTAAGCCAATCACAAAAATAAAAGGTTACAGCAAAGAAGATCTTGCCCATTTTAGAAAGATTATTCTTGAAAAGCGGGATGAAATAATTGAACAACTTCAAAATTTAAAAGAGCAAATGCTCGATCCAACAACAGGCGAATACATTAACGAAAATTCTCCTTACTCGCTTCACATGGCTGAACAGGGTACAGACGCTATGGAACGAGAAAAAACTTTTCTCTATGCTCAGCGCGAAAATAAATTTCTTGGTTATCTCGACGATGCTCTGAAAAGAATAGACGCCGGAACTTACGGAATTTGCCTCGAGTGTATTGAAGAACCGCAGCATTTGTGTGATACCTGCCCCCTTGTTCCAAAAGCAAGGCTTGAAGCTGTACCGCATAGTCAGCTCTGCTTACCAATAAAACAAAAACAGGAGAAAAAATAA